From the genome of Aspergillus fumigatus Af293 chromosome 1, whole genome shotgun sequence, one region includes:
- a CDS encoding GNAT family N-acetyltransferase: MAIEVVNLTEEDIPEAIEVIQRAFADDPYFKWVFDPAKFNKQRNYGSLEARCRWGIHNAIFQVAKESDRNDSSSRVLGVSCWLPPQPAAEPESWYSWAQSWLLSFRQFMNNVRHMGRGGLNTRRYWIWKDRQREAQSQIWDDPQGYYFCNIVAVSPEAQGKGIGKKLFQAVTDRADEEGVKCYLESSKEVPNVEIYQRMGFEMAKVMECRDGNDVCMVCLFPGGLLRVLLSLLLTFSCSCIAWSEIQSPSLKERQTRSYCCCAAFTANGTVKMRGIIVELNFGSMIINKVWGQ; encoded by the exons ATGGCCATCGAGGTGGTCAACCTcaccgaggaggatatcCCCGAAGCGATCGAGGTGATCCAGCGCGCGTTTGCCGACGATCCATATTTCAAATGGGTTTTCGATCCTGCCAAG TTCAATAAACAACGGAATTATGGTTCTCTTGAAGCACGATGCCGCTGGGGTATCCACAacgccatcttccaggtcgCCAAAGAGAGCGATCGAAACGACTCCTCCTCTCGCGTACTCGGTGTCTCATGCTGGCTCCCGCCTCAGCCCGCTGCAGAGCCCGAAAGCTGGTACAGCTGGGCgcaaagctggctgctgtCGTTCCGGCAGTTCATGAATAATGTGCGCCACATGGGTCGGGGAGGGCTCAACACGCGCCGCTATTGGATCTGGAAGGATCGTCAACGGGAGGCGCAGAGTCAGATCTGGGATGATCCACAAGGGTACTATTTCTGTAACATTGTGGCGGTCAGTCCAGAGGCGCAGGGAAAGGGGATCGGGAAGAAATTGTTTCAGGCAGTCACTGATCGAGCGGACGAGGAAGGGGTGAAGTGTTATCTGGAGAGCTCAAAAGAGGTGCCCAACGTGGAGATCTATCAGCGGATGGGATTCGAGATGGCCAAGGTGATGGAGTGCAGGGATGGCAATGATGTTTGCATGGTATGTTTGTTTCCAGGGGGGCTGCTCAGAGTCTTGTTATCGTTATTATTAACGTTTTCTTGTAGCTGTATTGCATGGTCCGAAATCCAAAGTCCAAGCCTTAAGGAGAGGCAGACGAGATCTTATTGCTGCTGTGCGGCATTTACGGCAAATGGCACGGTCAAAATGAGAGGAATTATTGTCGAATTGAATTTCGGGAGTATGATTATAAACAAGGTTTGGGGCCAATAA